From the genome of Streptomyces sp. NBC_01341, one region includes:
- a CDS encoding D-2-hydroxyacid dehydrogenase: MTTPVILVLDTDPPPRLGRLTGRAHVRYADARTLAAQLPEADVLLVWDFTSDAVREAWPGEGPRPGWVHTASAGVDRLLCPELAASSTVVTNARGVFELPIAEYVAGLVLAFAKDLPGTLALQREHRWRHRETRRLAGSRAVVVGAGPVGREIMRLLHGLGVRVALVGRTARRSIHGVEDLDRLAAGADWVISAAPLTDATRGMFDARFFGLLQPSAHFVNVGRGQLTVEGDLAEALRRRWIAGAALDVFQEEPLDPSSPLWDVPGLLVSPHMSGDTAGWRDRLGEQFVSMYERWASGDSLPNVVDIRRGYVPSPDIPL; this comes from the coding sequence ATGACCACTCCCGTGATCCTCGTCCTGGACACCGACCCGCCACCACGCCTGGGCCGGCTGACCGGCCGCGCCCACGTCCGGTACGCCGACGCGCGGACACTCGCCGCACAGCTGCCGGAAGCCGATGTGCTGCTCGTCTGGGACTTCACCTCCGACGCCGTCCGCGAGGCGTGGCCGGGCGAGGGACCCCGCCCCGGCTGGGTGCACACGGCGAGCGCCGGGGTGGACCGGCTGCTGTGCCCGGAGCTGGCCGCGTCGTCCACCGTCGTCACCAACGCCCGGGGCGTCTTCGAGCTGCCGATCGCCGAATACGTCGCCGGCCTCGTGCTCGCCTTCGCGAAGGACCTGCCCGGCACGCTGGCGCTGCAGCGCGAGCACCGGTGGCGTCACCGCGAGACGCGCAGGCTCGCGGGCAGCCGCGCGGTCGTCGTCGGCGCGGGCCCCGTCGGCCGGGAGATCATGCGGCTGCTGCACGGCCTCGGCGTCCGGGTGGCGCTCGTGGGGCGCACGGCACGGCGGTCGATCCACGGCGTCGAGGACCTGGACCGGCTGGCCGCCGGTGCGGACTGGGTGATCTCCGCGGCTCCGCTGACGGACGCGACGCGCGGGATGTTCGACGCCCGGTTCTTCGGCCTCCTCCAGCCCTCGGCGCACTTCGTGAACGTGGGCCGGGGACAGCTGACCGTCGAGGGCGACCTCGCCGAGGCGCTCCGCAGGCGGTGGATCGCGGGCGCGGCGCTCGACGTGTTCCAGGAGGAGCCGCTGGACCCTTCGAGCCCCCTGTGGGATGTGCCGGGCCTCCTGGTGTCCCCGCACATGAGCGGCGACACCGCCGGCTGGCGCGACCGGCTGGGCGAGCAGTTCGTTTCGATGTACGAGCGCTGGGCATCCGGTGACTCGCTGCCCAACGTGGTGGACATACGGCGTGGTTACGTCCCGTCTCCGGACATCCCGCTCTGA
- a CDS encoding putative bifunctional diguanylate cyclase/phosphodiesterase, whose protein sequence is MSGTPEGPTPGTGVTRGTRPPEVTERDHQRSGLSELRDYRAAFSAAALPMAVVDDRGQVVRANDALGCLLGADPAALAHRPAAELVGLTSDSSTWRAYGEVLSGERHRLRCTLRLKHADGRPLWAEVTVVPMGDPATGTGRVLLSLADVSDRRELRERLRHLRIHDPVTRLPNRTLFFERLTGALETPPLQEGAARREGRIGLCYLDIDGFKAVNDTLGHRIGDRLLAAVAGRLTDCAEADAHHAGGHLVARLGGDEFAILIEDSAGTHQLTELARSVLTALQRPFDVSGTRLSVSASIGVVERATAGTSATALMQAADTTLYWAKADGRARWTLFDPERNAHRMTRQALSSTLRPAVDRGEFTLEYQPLVGMADEVVRGVEALVRWNHPRFGLLAPSRFVPIAEEDGTIVELGRWVLRTACRQARCWQLEHPDERPLFISVNVAVRQVWDSDLVADVAEILAETGLDPGLLQLELTESAVMGSSGRPLRVLRALSDMGVRIAIDDFGTGYSNLAYLSRLPVSVLKLDGSFVRGFRYEDGAHPSPADETIVEAMVQLAHRLGLTVTAECVETSGQAERLRRIGCDTGQGWLYSRAVAPERIAELIGTRPLEG, encoded by the coding sequence GTGAGCGGAACCCCCGAAGGGCCGACGCCCGGAACGGGCGTGACCCGCGGCACCCGGCCACCGGAGGTCACGGAACGTGACCATCAGCGGTCCGGTCTCTCCGAGCTGCGTGACTACCGCGCCGCCTTCTCGGCCGCCGCCCTCCCCATGGCCGTGGTCGACGACCGGGGTCAGGTCGTCCGGGCGAACGACGCGCTGGGGTGTCTGCTCGGCGCCGACCCCGCGGCCCTGGCGCACCGGCCGGCGGCGGAACTCGTCGGCCTCACCTCGGACAGCTCCACCTGGCGTGCGTACGGCGAGGTGCTGAGCGGCGAACGCCACCGGCTGCGGTGCACCCTGCGGCTCAAGCACGCCGACGGAAGGCCCCTGTGGGCGGAGGTCACCGTCGTACCCATGGGAGACCCCGCCACCGGCACGGGCCGCGTCCTGCTGTCCCTCGCCGACGTGAGCGACCGGCGCGAACTGCGCGAGCGCCTGCGCCATCTGCGCATACACGATCCCGTGACCCGCCTGCCCAACCGCACCCTGTTCTTCGAACGCCTCACCGGCGCCCTGGAGACCCCGCCCCTCCAGGAGGGCGCTGCGCGGCGGGAGGGCCGGATCGGTCTCTGTTATCTCGACATCGACGGCTTCAAGGCGGTCAACGACACCCTGGGGCACCGCATCGGCGACCGGCTGCTCGCCGCCGTCGCCGGACGGCTCACCGACTGCGCCGAGGCCGACGCGCACCACGCCGGCGGGCACCTGGTGGCGCGCCTGGGCGGTGACGAGTTCGCGATCCTGATCGAGGACTCGGCGGGCACGCACCAGCTCACCGAACTCGCCCGTTCGGTGCTCACCGCGTTGCAGCGCCCGTTCGACGTCTCGGGGACCCGGCTGTCGGTGTCCGCGTCGATCGGCGTGGTGGAGCGGGCCACGGCGGGCACCTCGGCCACCGCCCTGATGCAGGCCGCCGACACCACGCTGTACTGGGCCAAGGCGGACGGCAGGGCACGCTGGACCCTCTTCGACCCCGAACGCAACGCGCACCGGATGACCCGGCAGGCGCTCTCCTCCACGCTCCGGCCCGCCGTGGACCGCGGTGAGTTCACGCTGGAGTACCAGCCGCTGGTCGGCATGGCCGACGAGGTCGTACGGGGTGTCGAGGCCCTGGTCCGCTGGAACCACCCGCGCTTCGGGCTGCTGGCCCCGAGCCGGTTCGTGCCGATCGCGGAGGAGGACGGCACGATCGTCGAGCTCGGCCGGTGGGTGCTGCGTACGGCCTGCCGCCAGGCGCGCTGCTGGCAGCTGGAACACCCGGACGAAAGGCCCCTGTTCATCAGCGTCAACGTCGCGGTGCGGCAGGTCTGGGACTCGGACCTGGTCGCCGACGTCGCGGAGATCCTCGCGGAGACCGGTCTCGATCCCGGCCTGCTGCAACTGGAGCTGACCGAGTCCGCCGTGATGGGTTCGTCGGGCCGGCCGCTGCGGGTGCTCCGGGCGCTCAGCGACATGGGGGTGCGGATCGCGATCGACGACTTCGGTACCGGCTACTCCAACCTGGCCTATCTCAGCCGGCTGCCCGTCTCCGTACTGAAGCTGGACGGCTCCTTCGTGCGCGGCTTCCGTTACGAGGACGGCGCGCATCCCAGCCCGGCCGACGAGACGATCGTGGAGGCCATGGTGCAGCTCGCGCACCGCCTGGGCCTGACGGTCACCGCGGAGTGCGTGGAGACCTCGGGCCAGGCGGAGCGCCTGCGCCGGATCGGCTGCGACACCGGGCAGGGCTGGCTCTACTCGCGCGCGGTGGCGCCGGAGCGCATCGCCGAACTGATCGGCACCCGGCCCCTGGAGGGCTGA
- a CDS encoding glycoside hydrolase family 13 protein, producing the protein MTTHWWRHAAIYQIYVRSFADGDGDGTGDLAGVRSRLPYLRELGVDALWFTPWYTSPMADGGYDVADYRDIDPLFGTLAEAERLITEAHGHGLRVLIDLVPNHCSDQHPWFRAALAAGPGSPERSRFWFVPGRGADGELPPNDWTSYFGGSAWTRVTEADGSPGPWYLHMFAPEQPDLNWEHPEVRAEFEDVLRFWLDRGVDGFRIDVAHGLAKKPGLPDVGADPDVTDLPYQDCDAVHDIYRSWRKILDTYDGERTFVGEVWLPTPEQSARYLRPDELHSAFNFEFLCCAWDADALRRVVAETFAGLAPVGAPPTWVLSNHDTIRHVTRYGREDTSFDMGDKRLLDPSDPVLGRRRARAAALLTLSLPGGVYVYQGDELGLPEVQDLPDELLQDPTYVRSGGTDRGRDGCRVPLPWSGSGTSLGFSPDGAAPSWLPQPASWSGLGAEAQQDDPESFLNLYRTALALRRERLVPLPETLTWVDAGPGTVCFDRQDGFRCLLNASPAAIGLPDGARVLLASGPLPDGAVPPDTTVWLSL; encoded by the coding sequence GTGACCACCCACTGGTGGCGGCACGCCGCGATCTACCAGATCTACGTACGCAGTTTCGCGGACGGCGACGGAGACGGCACCGGCGACCTCGCCGGCGTCCGCAGCCGCCTCCCGTACCTGCGCGAGCTCGGCGTGGACGCCCTGTGGTTCACCCCCTGGTACACCTCGCCGATGGCCGACGGAGGCTACGACGTCGCGGACTACCGCGACATCGACCCGCTCTTCGGCACCCTCGCCGAAGCCGAGCGGCTCATCACCGAGGCCCACGGGCACGGCCTGCGCGTCCTCATCGACCTGGTGCCCAACCACTGCTCCGACCAGCACCCCTGGTTCCGGGCCGCGCTCGCCGCCGGCCCCGGATCGCCGGAGCGGAGCCGCTTCTGGTTCGTGCCGGGCCGCGGCGCGGACGGCGAACTCCCGCCCAACGACTGGACGTCCTACTTCGGCGGCAGCGCGTGGACCCGGGTGACCGAGGCGGACGGCAGCCCCGGGCCCTGGTACCTCCACATGTTCGCCCCCGAACAGCCGGACCTGAACTGGGAACACCCCGAGGTGCGGGCCGAGTTCGAGGACGTCCTTCGCTTCTGGCTGGACCGGGGCGTCGACGGATTCCGCATCGACGTGGCCCACGGACTGGCCAAGAAGCCCGGGCTGCCCGACGTCGGAGCGGACCCGGACGTCACGGACCTGCCCTACCAGGACTGCGACGCGGTGCACGACATCTACCGGTCCTGGCGCAAGATCCTCGACACCTACGACGGCGAGCGCACCTTCGTCGGTGAGGTCTGGCTGCCGACCCCCGAGCAGTCGGCACGCTACCTCCGCCCCGACGAGCTGCACTCGGCGTTCAACTTCGAGTTCCTGTGCTGCGCGTGGGACGCGGACGCGCTGCGCCGGGTCGTCGCGGAGACCTTCGCCGGACTCGCACCGGTGGGGGCGCCGCCCACCTGGGTCCTGTCCAACCACGACACGATCCGCCACGTCACGCGCTACGGCCGCGAGGACACCTCGTTCGACATGGGCGACAAGCGGCTGCTCGACCCGAGCGACCCGGTGCTCGGCCGCCGCCGGGCCAGGGCGGCCGCGCTGCTGACCCTTTCCCTGCCCGGTGGGGTCTACGTCTACCAGGGGGACGAACTGGGCCTCCCCGAGGTGCAGGACCTGCCCGACGAACTGCTCCAGGACCCCACCTACGTGCGCTCGGGCGGCACGGACCGGGGCCGCGACGGCTGCCGGGTGCCCTTGCCGTGGAGCGGTTCCGGTACATCGCTCGGCTTCTCGCCGGACGGCGCCGCGCCCTCCTGGCTGCCGCAGCCGGCGTCCTGGTCCGGGCTGGGCGCGGAGGCGCAGCAGGACGATCCGGAGTCCTTCCTGAACCTCTACCGCACCGCGCTGGCGCTGCGCCGCGAACGCCTGGTCCCCCTGCCCGAGACGCTGACCTGGGTGGATGCCGGGCCCGGGACGGTGTGCTTCGACCGGCAGGACGGCTTCCGCTGCCTGCTCAACGCGTCGCCCGCGGCGATCGGGCTCCCGGACGGCGCGCGGGTCCTGCTCGCCAGCGGCCCGCTCCCGGACGGCGCGGTCCCGCCGGACACCACGGTGTGGCTCTCCCTCTGA
- the ehuA gene encoding ectoine/hydroxyectoine ABC transporter ATP-binding protein EhuA: MATESAPIEDPADAAPATGTTGVEPLVRFDRVVKRYGDHVVLDELDFTVRRGEHVTLIGPSGSGKTTILRLLMTLERVSDGVIWVDGSPLSHVRTPSGALKPAGEKDLRVSRKKIGMVFQQFNLFPHMKVLQNITEAPVNVLGMDRDEAETRARELLDLVGLAGRTDAHPSQLSGGQQQRVAIARALAMRPEILLLDEVTSALDPELVAGVLDLLVDIARNTDITMLCVTHEMNFARDVSEKVLMFDAGKVVESGSPEKIFSDPEHERTRAFLNAVL, encoded by the coding sequence TTGGCCACTGAATCCGCCCCCATCGAGGACCCCGCGGACGCGGCTCCGGCCACCGGGACGACCGGTGTGGAACCCCTGGTCCGCTTCGACAGGGTCGTCAAGCGCTACGGCGACCACGTGGTCCTGGACGAGCTGGACTTCACCGTCCGGCGCGGTGAGCACGTCACTCTGATCGGGCCGAGCGGTTCGGGGAAGACCACGATCCTGCGGCTGCTGATGACGCTGGAGCGGGTCAGCGACGGCGTGATCTGGGTCGACGGCTCACCGCTGTCCCACGTGCGTACGCCCTCGGGCGCGCTGAAACCCGCGGGCGAGAAGGATCTGCGCGTGTCCCGGAAGAAGATCGGGATGGTCTTCCAGCAGTTCAACCTCTTCCCCCACATGAAGGTCCTGCAGAACATCACCGAGGCGCCGGTCAACGTCCTCGGGATGGACCGGGACGAGGCGGAGACACGGGCCCGGGAGCTGCTCGACCTGGTGGGGCTCGCCGGCAGGACCGACGCCCACCCGTCGCAGCTGTCCGGCGGACAGCAGCAGCGCGTCGCGATCGCCAGGGCGCTGGCGATGCGCCCGGAGATCCTGCTCCTCGACGAGGTGACGTCCGCGCTGGATCCCGAGCTGGTGGCCGGTGTGCTGGATCTGCTGGTCGACATCGCCAGGAACACCGACATCACGATGCTCTGTGTGACCCACGAGATGAACTTCGCCCGGGACGTGTCGGAGAAGGTCCTGATGTTCGACGCGGGGAAGGTCGTGGAGTCCGGTTCGCCGGAAAAGATCTTCTCCGATCCGGAGCACGAACGTACACGCGCATTCCTGAACGCGGTGCTGTGA
- a CDS encoding LLM class flavin-dependent oxidoreductase has product MEENRGDGIRGTAGGTAPVPLSVLDLVSVGAGRTASQALRTSVDIAKLAERRGFHRYWVAEHHSMPGVASSSPAVILAHLAAYTERIRLGSGGVMLPNHAPLVIAEQFGTLEAMAPGRVDLGLGRAPGTDGATAAALRRTDRLNEGADDFPEQLAELTRFLDDDFPDGHPYARIHAVPGPVQATSPGGVQSAARPPVWLLGSSGFSAQLAGVLGLPFAFAHHFSARNTVPALDLYRESFRPSAALDAPYALIGVSALAADEEREARRQVLTGALSMVRLRTGRPGLVPSPEEAEAHDFSPMEREFVDGWLKNIVHGTPDEVRSGLDDLAKRTGADELMITANAHGGEARLRSYELIADAYGLPGAA; this is encoded by the coding sequence GTGGAAGAGAACCGAGGCGACGGGATTCGCGGCACCGCTGGAGGGACGGCTCCCGTCCCCCTCTCCGTGCTCGACCTGGTGAGTGTGGGCGCGGGCCGCACCGCGAGCCAGGCCCTGCGCACCAGCGTGGACATCGCGAAGCTCGCCGAGCGGCGCGGTTTCCACCGCTACTGGGTCGCCGAGCACCACTCGATGCCCGGTGTGGCCTCCTCGTCGCCCGCCGTCATCCTGGCCCACCTGGCCGCGTACACCGAACGCATCCGGCTCGGGTCCGGCGGTGTGATGCTCCCCAACCACGCGCCCCTGGTCATCGCGGAGCAGTTCGGCACCCTGGAGGCGATGGCACCCGGACGCGTCGACCTCGGCCTCGGCCGCGCACCCGGCACGGACGGAGCCACCGCGGCCGCTCTGCGCCGCACGGACCGGCTCAACGAGGGCGCCGACGACTTCCCGGAGCAGCTGGCCGAGCTCACCCGTTTCCTGGACGACGACTTCCCCGACGGCCACCCCTACGCCCGGATCCACGCCGTCCCCGGCCCCGTCCAGGCCACCTCGCCCGGAGGGGTCCAGTCGGCCGCCCGGCCCCCCGTCTGGCTGCTGGGTTCCTCCGGCTTCAGCGCCCAGCTGGCGGGTGTCCTCGGGCTGCCCTTCGCCTTCGCCCACCACTTCTCCGCGCGGAACACCGTGCCCGCCCTCGACCTGTACCGCGAGTCCTTCCGGCCCTCCGCGGCGCTCGACGCCCCCTACGCCCTCATCGGGGTCTCGGCGCTGGCGGCCGACGAGGAACGCGAGGCCAGGCGACAGGTGCTGACCGGCGCCCTGTCCATGGTCCGGCTGCGCACCGGCCGCCCCGGCCTGGTGCCGAGCCCCGAGGAGGCGGAGGCACACGACTTCAGCCCCATGGAACGCGAGTTCGTCGACGGCTGGCTGAAGAACATCGTCCACGGCACGCCGGACGAGGTCCGCAGCGGCCTGGACGACCTGGCCAAGCGCACCGGTGCGGACGAGCTCATGATCACGGCCAACGCGCACGGCGGCGAGGCGCGGCTGCGCTCGTACGAGCTGATCGCGGACGCCTATGGGCTGCCCGGGGCGGCCTGA
- a CDS encoding IclR family transcriptional regulator: MALKPEPKAPFHSVQYALRVLESVSTHGDGVTVAQLSRETGLPTGHLAPLLLTLRREGYVEQVTDGAYVIGASLLELGSGSARRQALEAKLQQTLAQLRDSVGAAVYVSRYVDGEIRVTQVADGPRTPAVNEWVDFRSAAHASAIGKCLLTQLDQNGRRDHLSRHRIARLTSRTITNEKVLFSKLDSQPATVPVLDLQEYAVGTVCAAVPLTAGSSAGCLALSLPIEHAHRLRAAAATLNRRAAPVLLSLAL; encoded by the coding sequence GTGGCGTTGAAGCCGGAGCCGAAGGCGCCGTTCCATTCGGTGCAGTACGCCCTGCGTGTGCTCGAATCGGTGTCCACGCACGGTGACGGCGTGACCGTCGCCCAGCTCTCCCGGGAGACAGGACTGCCGACCGGGCACCTCGCACCCCTCCTGCTGACCCTGCGCCGTGAGGGATACGTCGAACAGGTCACCGACGGTGCGTACGTCATCGGAGCCTCGCTCCTGGAACTCGGCTCCGGATCGGCCCGCCGGCAGGCCCTGGAGGCGAAACTCCAGCAGACCCTGGCACAGCTCCGGGACTCGGTCGGCGCGGCGGTCTACGTCAGCCGGTACGTCGACGGCGAGATCCGTGTGACGCAGGTGGCGGACGGGCCGCGCACCCCCGCCGTCAACGAGTGGGTGGACTTCCGCTCGGCGGCCCACGCCAGCGCGATCGGCAAGTGCCTGCTGACGCAGCTCGACCAGAACGGCCGTCGCGACCACCTCTCCCGGCACCGGATCGCGCGGCTGACGTCCCGGACCATCACCAACGAGAAGGTGCTGTTCTCCAAGCTGGACAGCCAGCCGGCGACGGTGCCCGTCCTCGATCTGCAGGAGTACGCCGTGGGCACCGTGTGCGCGGCGGTTCCGCTGACGGCGGGTTCGTCGGCCGGCTGCCTGGCGCTGTCGCTGCCGATCGAGCACGCGCACCGGCTGCGGGCCGCCGCGGCCACGCTGAACCGGCGCGCGGCGCCCGTGCTCCTGTCGCTCGCGCTCTGA
- the ehuC gene encoding ectoine/hydroxyectoine ABC transporter permease subunit EhuC, whose amino-acid sequence MSDFFSTFLDELPQIRSGLWVTLEATVLGSLLALVLSFVLGLMAGSRLLSVRGVSRTVVEFFRGTSLYVQLFWFYYAMPQLTGYELAPLLCGVVAFGLNFGAYGAEIVRGAVNSVPRAQYEAAVALNMTPFHRMRKVILPQAWVQMIPSFTNLLIQLLKATPLLWLLSAADLMTAVEHVRSLTGESLTAYLLLLAVYFVLAYALTLLMNLLERNAKRRLGLDTGAAGVFRTRGAEPVTTAGGTR is encoded by the coding sequence ATGAGTGACTTCTTCTCCACCTTCCTCGACGAACTGCCACAGATCAGATCGGGGCTGTGGGTGACGCTGGAGGCGACCGTACTCGGCTCGCTGCTCGCGCTGGTGCTGTCCTTCGTCCTCGGCCTGATGGCCGGGAGCCGGCTGCTGTCGGTGCGCGGGGTCTCCCGGACCGTCGTGGAGTTCTTCCGCGGCACCTCGCTCTACGTCCAGCTGTTCTGGTTCTACTACGCGATGCCGCAGCTGACGGGCTACGAACTGGCGCCCCTTCTCTGCGGGGTGGTGGCCTTCGGCCTCAACTTCGGCGCCTACGGCGCCGAGATCGTGCGCGGCGCGGTCAACTCCGTGCCGCGCGCGCAGTACGAGGCGGCCGTGGCACTGAACATGACCCCGTTCCACCGGATGCGGAAGGTGATCCTTCCCCAGGCCTGGGTACAGATGATCCCCTCCTTCACCAACCTGCTGATCCAGCTCCTGAAGGCCACACCGCTGCTGTGGCTGCTCTCCGCGGCCGACCTGATGACGGCGGTCGAGCACGTCCGCAGCCTGACCGGTGAGAGCCTCACGGCCTACCTCCTGCTGCTCGCCGTCTACTTCGTGCTCGCCTACGCGCTGACACTGCTGATGAACCTGCTGGAGCGGAACGCCAAGCGGCGCCTCGGCCTGGACACCGGCGCGGCAGGTGTGTTCAGGACCCGCGGAGCCGAACCCGTCACGACGGCCGGAGGCACCCGGTGA
- the ehuB gene encoding ectoine/hydroxyectoine ABC transporter substrate-binding protein EhuB, translating into MADFPHLSRRGFLNRTAAVGGLLVVPGLLSACSRTGSGAADGEGALDKLRKQGFVRVAYANEAPYGYMEGKQLKGEAPTLHREIFKALGVDELKPTLSEWDGLIPGLQAGKYDVVSAGMAITPERCANALFSEPEFISPTALMVKKGNPGKLTDLASAEAAGVTVGVMSGAVEASYAKGAGIPEDRIKTLQKPQDGADAVKGGRVDAFLLTGISLRWLAKTNPDTEVTEAFVPELDGKQQFSPGGAVFRQGNEDLRDSFNRELKKIVSDRSRYVGLLRDYGFGATEVPPATLKTADLCKG; encoded by the coding sequence ATGGCTGACTTCCCTCACCTGTCCCGCAGGGGCTTCCTCAACCGAACCGCGGCCGTGGGAGGTCTGCTCGTCGTCCCCGGCCTGCTCTCCGCGTGCAGCAGGACCGGCTCCGGCGCGGCGGACGGTGAGGGCGCCCTGGACAAGCTCCGCAAGCAGGGCTTCGTCCGTGTCGCGTACGCCAACGAGGCCCCGTACGGCTACATGGAGGGCAAGCAGCTCAAGGGCGAGGCGCCCACCCTTCACCGGGAGATATTCAAGGCGCTCGGCGTCGACGAGCTGAAGCCCACCCTCTCCGAGTGGGACGGGCTGATCCCCGGACTGCAGGCCGGGAAGTACGACGTGGTCAGTGCGGGCATGGCCATCACCCCCGAGCGCTGTGCCAACGCCCTCTTCTCCGAGCCCGAGTTCATCTCGCCGACCGCACTGATGGTGAAGAAGGGCAACCCGGGAAAGCTCACCGACCTGGCGTCCGCCGAGGCCGCGGGGGTCACCGTCGGGGTGATGTCCGGTGCCGTCGAGGCCTCGTACGCCAAGGGTGCGGGCATCCCCGAGGACAGGATCAAGACGCTGCAGAAGCCGCAGGACGGCGCGGACGCCGTGAAGGGCGGGCGGGTCGACGCCTTCCTGCTCACCGGCATCTCCCTGCGCTGGCTGGCGAAGACCAACCCGGACACCGAGGTCACCGAGGCCTTCGTGCCGGAGCTGGACGGCAAGCAGCAGTTCTCCCCGGGCGGCGCGGTGTTCCGCCAGGGCAACGAGGACCTGCGGGACTCCTTCAACCGTGAGCTGAAGAAGATCGTCTCGGACCGGTCGCGCTATGTGGGCCTGCTGCGGGACTACGGCTTCGGCGCGACGGAGGTCCCGCCGGCCACGCTGAAGACCGCCGACCTGTGCAAGGGCTGA
- a CDS encoding maleate cis-trans isomerase family protein produces MTTVGLLYPGHSAEDDFPRMEVMLDSDIRVPVFHTDIDEDARRPDSLRDAGTPDRLAAGVEELRMAGAESLVWACSGGSFAYGWDGAHEQIAELARAAGLPASSSSFAFVHAVRELGASRVAVAATYTEDVAALFAGFLGAGGVEVTATRGAGIINASDAASADVDRVKELAVAGNHPDAEVVLLPDNALHTAAFVPELEELLGKPVLTANQVAVWEGLRLAERRIWAPTLGTLFATREPPVGAGEPRGIEVRE; encoded by the coding sequence ATGACGACCGTAGGACTTCTTTATCCGGGCCACTCCGCGGAGGACGACTTCCCGCGGATGGAGGTCATGCTCGACAGCGACATCAGGGTGCCGGTGTTCCACACCGATATCGACGAGGACGCCCGCAGGCCCGATTCCCTCCGCGACGCCGGTACGCCCGACCGCCTGGCCGCCGGTGTCGAGGAGCTGCGCATGGCCGGCGCCGAGTCGCTGGTCTGGGCCTGCTCGGGCGGGAGCTTCGCCTACGGCTGGGACGGCGCGCACGAGCAGATCGCGGAGCTGGCCAGGGCGGCCGGGCTCCCCGCCTCCAGCAGCTCCTTCGCCTTCGTGCACGCGGTGCGCGAACTGGGCGCGTCCCGGGTCGCCGTAGCGGCGACCTACACCGAGGACGTCGCCGCGCTCTTCGCCGGCTTCCTCGGGGCCGGGGGTGTCGAAGTGACCGCGACGCGAGGCGCGGGCATCATCAACGCGTCCGACGCCGCGTCCGCGGACGTGGACCGGGTCAAGGAGCTGGCCGTGGCCGGCAACCACCCCGACGCCGAGGTGGTCCTGCTCCCCGACAACGCCCTCCACACCGCCGCGTTCGTCCCCGAGCTGGAGGAACTGCTCGGCAAGCCGGTCCTGACCGCGAACCAGGTGGCGGTCTGGGAGGGGCTCAGGCTCGCCGAACGCCGTATCTGGGCGCCGACCCTCGGCACCCTCTTCGCGACCCGCGAACCCCCGGTGGGCGCCGGTGAGCCGCGGGGTATCGAGGTGCGCGAATAG
- the ehuD gene encoding ectoine/hydroxyectoine ABC transporter permease subunit EhuD — MNRTFDWEAAREALPLLLEGFRVTLLATLLGTLVAAVLGLAIAVAGRAPSRLVTLPVKAVMEFVRSTPLLVQLVGAAAVFTSVEPLTVGIVVLGVHYAAYTSEVYRAGIDGVPKGQWEACRALSLSPRRTWQAVILPQAVRNVLPALGNYAVSMFKETPFLAVITVQEMVFEARKYGADHFAYTEAWTLAGLIFLIASYPTSLLMRKLEKRLGH; from the coding sequence GTGAACCGGACATTCGACTGGGAGGCGGCCCGCGAGGCCCTCCCCCTGCTGCTCGAAGGCTTCCGGGTCACCCTGCTCGCGACCCTGCTCGGCACACTGGTGGCGGCGGTGCTCGGACTCGCGATCGCGGTGGCCGGACGGGCCCCCTCCCGGCTCGTCACGCTGCCGGTGAAGGCGGTCATGGAGTTCGTCCGCTCCACCCCTCTGCTGGTGCAACTGGTCGGCGCGGCCGCCGTCTTCACCTCCGTGGAGCCGCTGACCGTCGGCATCGTCGTCCTGGGCGTCCACTACGCCGCGTACACCTCGGAGGTGTACAGGGCCGGGATCGACGGCGTGCCCAAGGGGCAGTGGGAGGCCTGCCGGGCCCTCTCGCTGTCGCCCCGGCGCACCTGGCAGGCGGTGATCCTGCCCCAGGCGGTGCGCAACGTACTGCCCGCCCTCGGCAACTACGCCGTCTCGATGTTCAAGGAGACCCCGTTCCTGGCCGTGATCACGGTCCAGGAGATGGTCTTCGAGGCCCGGAAGTACGGGGCCGACCACTTCGCGTACACCGAGGCCTGGACGCTCGCGGGTCTGATCTTCCTGATCGCGAGCTACCCGACCTCGCTGCTGATGAGAAAGCTGGAGAAGCGCCTTGGCCACTGA